The proteins below are encoded in one region of Manis pentadactyla isolate mManPen7 chromosome 2, mManPen7.hap1, whole genome shotgun sequence:
- the TPPP gene encoding tubulin polymerization-promoting protein gives MADSRAKAPSKTPPKSPGDPMKDKSAKRLSLESEGANEGAAAAPELSALEEAFRRFAVHGDTRATGKDMHGKNWSKLCKDCQVIDGRNVTVTDVDIVFSKIKGKSCRTITFEQFKEALEELSKKRFKDKGREEAIREVHRLIEGKAPIISGVTKAISSPTVSRLTDTTKFTGSHKERFDPSGRGRGKAGRVDLVDESGYVPGYKHAGTYDQKVQGSK, from the exons ATGGCCGACAGCAGGGCCAAGGCCCCCAGCAAGACGCCCCCCAAGTCTCCAGGGGACCCCATGAAGGACAAGTCGGCCAAGAGGCTCTCTCTGGAGTCGGAAGGCGCCAACGAGGGCGCGGCCGCAGCCCCAGAGCTCAGCGCCCTGGAGGAGGCCTTCCGGCGATTCGCGGTGCACGGGGACACCAGGGCTACCGGGAAGGACATGCACGGCAAGAACTGGTCCAAGCTGTGCAAGGACTGCCAGGTGATCGATGGGAGGAACGTGACCGTCACTGACGTGGACATCGTCTTCAGCAAGATCAA GGGGAAGTCCTGCCGGACCATCACCTTCGAGCAGTTCAAGGAGGCGCTGGAGGAGCTCTCCAAGAAGCGGTTCAAAGATAAGGGCAGGGAGGAGGCCATCCGGGAGGTGCACAGGCTCATTGAGGGCAAGGCCCCCATCATCTCGGGGGTGACG AAAGCCATCTCGTCGCCCACTGTGTCGCGGCTCACGGACACGACCAAGTTCACAGGCTCCCACAAGGAGCGCTTCGACCCgtcgggcaggggcaggggcaaggCAGGCCGCGTGGACCTGGTGGATGAGTCAGGCTACGTGCCGGGCTACAAGCACGCCGGCACCTATGACCAGAAGGTGCAGGGGAGCAAGTAG